The sequence TTCTTCCTGGTCGAACTGTTCGACGCCTCGGGCACGCTCATCGGCGTGGCCCACCGCGCCGGCCTGCTCGACAAGGACGGCAAGCTGCCGCGCCTGTCGCGCGCCCTGCTGTCCGACTCCACCGCCATCGCCGCCGGCGCCGCCATGGGCACCTCGTCCACCACCGCCTATATCGAATCGGCCGCCGGCACCGCGGTGGGCGGGCGCACCGGGCTGACCGCGGTGGTGGTTGCCATCTGCTTCCTGGCCGCGCTGGTGCTCGCTCCGCTGGCCGGCAGCGTACCCGCCTTTGCCACCGCACCGGCACTGATCTATGTCGCCATCCTGATGACCCGCGGCCTGGCCGAGATCGACTGGGACGACATGACCGAAACCGCCCCCGCCGTCATCACCGCCATCACCATGCCCTTCACCTTCTCGGTCGCTCACGGCATCGCCTTCGGCTTCCTGAGCTATGTGGTGATCAAGCTGCTGGCCGGGCGCGCACGCGACCTGTCGGCTGCCGTGGTGGTCATTGCCGGGGTGTTCCTGGTCAAGTTCATCTTCCTGTGAGCCCGCCCATGCAAAGCGCCGCCGACCTCCTCCGCCAACGCATCCGCACCGTGCCCGACTGGCCACAGCCGGGCGTGCAGTTTCGCGACATCACCCCCGTGCTGCAGGACCCGGCCAGCTTCCGCCTGCTGGTGCAGACCCTGGTGGTGCGCTACATGCCACGCGGCATCGACGTGGTCGCCGGCATCGACGCGCGCGGCTTCATCCTCGGCGCGGTGGTGGCCCACGAACTGAACGTCGGCTTCGTGCCGGTGCGCAAAAAGGGCAAGCTGCCCTTCAACACCGTGTCGGAAGAATACGAGCTGGAATACGGCTCGGCCACCGTCGAACTGCACACCGACGCCGTCAAGGCCGGCGACCGGGTGCTGCTCATCGACGACCTGATCGCCACCGGCGGCACCATGATGGCCGCCAAAAAACTCATCGAGCGCCTCGGCGGCAGCATCGTCGAAGGCGCCGCCATCGTCGACCTGCCCGAACTCGGCGGCTCCGAGCTGCTGCGCGCCGCCGGCCTCGAACTCTTTACCCTGGTTGACTACGCCGGCCACTGAACACTGAATCTGGAAACGACATGTCTGTTGATCTGAAAGAAATCCGCCGCGCCATGGACGAGGCCGACTGCCTCGCCGACAACGCCGCCGTCGAGGCCGCGCTGGACAAGATGGCTGCCGAAATCACCGAGCCGCTGCGCAACACCAACCCGCTGGTCTTCGTGGTCATGAACGGCGGCCTGATCCTCGCCGGCCGCCTGCTGCCGCGCCTGGCCTTCCCGCTCGAAGTGGCCTACCTGCACGCCACCCGCTATGGCCACGCCCTGCAGGGCAACCTGCTCGACTGGCGGGTGCGCCCCACACAGGATCTGCGCGGGCGCACCGTGCTGGTGCTCGATGACATCCTCGACGAAGGCCACACCCTGGCCGCCATCGTCGACCACCTCAAGGCCGAAGGCGCCGCCTCGGTGCACACCGCCGTGCTGGTGCACAAGGAGCACGACCGCAAGGCCACCCCCGGCATGCGCGCCGACGTCACCGGCCTGGACATCCCCGACCGCTTCCTGTTTGGCTGCGGCATGGACTACAAGGGCTACTGGCGCAACGCGCCGGGGATCTACGCGCTGAAGGGGCATTGAAGCTGCGCTTGCGGATGCGCCCTGCGAGCGTCGGTAGGGTGGGCGGCTCGCCGCGCGCCATCGCCACCACCGACCCGCACCGCCTGGTGGGCGGCAAGCCGCCCACCCTACAAAACTCGCCTCAGGTAGGGCGGATAAGCCGAAGGCGCATCCGCCATCGGTCGTGATTAAACCGAAGATCGGCGGATGCGCTGCGCTTATCCGCCCTACAAATCCCCGGCCCTACTCCCCGCGAAAATCTTCGGGGAAGAGGTGGTGGCGGTTGAGCTTGTCGTAGAGCGTCTTGCGCGGCGTGTCGAGCAGTTCGGCGGCGGCGCTGACGCTGCCGCGGGTCTGGCGTAGCGCGGCCTCGATCACCTGGCGCTCGAAGCCCTCGACCTGCCGGGCCAGCGAACCACCGGCAGCCTCTGCCGCCGGCCGGCGCACGGCCACGCCGAGACAGAAGCGATCGACCGCATTGCGCAGCTCACGCACGTTGCCGGGCCAGTCCTGCGCCATCCACGCGGCCATGTCGTCTTCGCCCCACATCGGCGGGTCGCAGCGATAGCGGGCCGCCGCTTCACGCAGAAAGTGCGCGGCCAGCAAGGGAATGTCGGCCTTGCGTTCGCGCAGCGGTGGCAGTTCCAGGCCGACCACGTTCAAGCGGTAGTACAAATCGCTGCGGAATTGCCCGGCGTCGGAGAGCGCCTTGAGGTCGGCCTTACTGGCGGCGATGATGCGGCAGTCGACCGGGATCGCGGCATTGCTGCCGAGGCGTTCGACCACGCGCTCTTGCAGCACCCGCAGCAGCTTGACCTGCAAGATGGCGGGCATGGTCTCGATCTCGTCGAGAAACAGCGTGCCGCCCCGCGCGTGCTCGATCTTGCCGATGCGCCGCTTGAGCGCGCCGGTGAAGGCGCCGGCCTCATGGCCGAAAATCTCGCTCTCGAACACCGTCTCGGGCAGCGCGCCGCAGTTGATCGCCACGAACTGACCGCTGCGCCCGCTGGCGGCGTGGATGGCGCGCGCGGCCACCTCCTTGCCGGTGCCGGTTTCGCCGTAGATGAGCACGTCGGCCTCGGTCGGGCCGATGGCGGCGATGGTGTGGCGCACCCGCTGCATGGGCGGCGCGTCGCCGATCAGCGGCACGGCCTCGCGGGCCGACAGGCTGGCCTTGAGGCGGCGGTTTTCGATGACCAGCGCGCGACGGTCGTGGGCGCGACGCACTACTTCCACCAGCCGGTCGGAGGAGAAGGGCTTTTCGATGAAGTCGTAGGCGCCCTCGCGCATGGCCGCCACCGCCATGGTGATGCCGCCGTGGCCGGTGATCAGCACCACCGGAATCTCGCGGT comes from Denitromonas sp. and encodes:
- a CDS encoding adenine phosphoribosyltransferase, giving the protein MQSAADLLRQRIRTVPDWPQPGVQFRDITPVLQDPASFRLLVQTLVVRYMPRGIDVVAGIDARGFILGAVVAHELNVGFVPVRKKGKLPFNTVSEEYELEYGSATVELHTDAVKAGDRVLLIDDLIATGGTMMAAKKLIERLGGSIVEGAAIVDLPELGGSELLRAAGLELFTLVDYAGH
- a CDS encoding hypoxanthine-guanine phosphoribosyltransferase: MSVDLKEIRRAMDEADCLADNAAVEAALDKMAAEITEPLRNTNPLVFVVMNGGLILAGRLLPRLAFPLEVAYLHATRYGHALQGNLLDWRVRPTQDLRGRTVLVLDDILDEGHTLAAIVDHLKAEGAASVHTAVLVHKEHDRKATPGMRADVTGLDIPDRFLFGCGMDYKGYWRNAPGIYALKGH
- a CDS encoding sigma-54 dependent transcriptional regulator encodes the protein MAEHRPHVIVIEDDPQVRLGIEQALELDDLPVRGFDAAEPALARIGPDFAGTVVCDVRLPGMDGLALLRAVMAIDREIPVVLITGHGGITMAVAAMREGAYDFIEKPFSSDRLVEVVRRAHDRRALVIENRRLKASLSAREAVPLIGDAPPMQRVRHTIAAIGPTEADVLIYGETGTGKEVAARAIHAASGRSGQFVAINCGALPETVFESEIFGHEAGAFTGALKRRIGKIEHARGGTLFLDEIETMPAILQVKLLRVLQERVVERLGSNAAIPVDCRIIAASKADLKALSDAGQFRSDLYYRLNVVGLELPPLRERKADIPLLAAHFLREAAARYRCDPPMWGEDDMAAWMAQDWPGNVRELRNAVDRFCLGVAVRRPAAEAAGGSLARQVEGFERQVIEAALRQTRGSVSAAAELLDTPRKTLYDKLNRHHLFPEDFRGE